A DNA window from Takifugu flavidus isolate HTHZ2018 chromosome 15, ASM371156v2, whole genome shotgun sequence contains the following coding sequences:
- the mrps14 gene encoding 28S ribosomal protein S14, mitochondrial: MADFSFFFFASSFVVLNQFNMAAHRIVCSGLNALYSTVYTPKQVLGSCWGAVEQVRSYYVDWRMLRDVKRRQMAFEYADERLRINSMRKNTILPKELQELADKEIAALPRDSCPVRIRNRCIMTSRPRGVKRRWRLSRIVFRHLADHNQMSGIMRARW, from the exons ATGgcggatttttctttttttttttttgcttcttcttttgtgGTTTTGAATCAATTCAATATGGCAGCCCACAGGATAGTATGTTCAGGGCTAAATGCCCTTTATTCCACCGTTTACACCCCAAAGCAG GTATTGGGAAGCTGCTGGGGAGCcgtggagcaggtgaggagtTATTATGTTGACTGGAGGATGTTGAGGGACGTCAAGAGAAGACAGATGGCTTTTGAATATGCGGATGAAAGACTACGAATCAACTCAATGAGAAAGAACACAATTCTTCCCAAAGAGCTCCAG GAACTGGCAGATAAAGAAATTGCAGCACTACCTAGAGACAGTTGCCCGGTGAGAATCCGCAACAGATGTATAATGACTTCCAGACCACGTGGAGTGAAACGGAGGTGGAGACTGAGTCGGATTGTCTTCCGCCACTTAGCCGACCACAATCAGATGTCTGGGATTATGAGGGCGAGGTGGTGA
- the cacybp gene encoding calcyclin-binding protein, producing MELTEQIKQLEADLVELGSLLGKAERKRAQDLLKQEKQKVEKELALKKQQKEQQVKRDADPSARSKAPYTVKITNYAWDQSDKFVKIYLTLKDVHKNPSENVEVNFREGSFSVLVKDLNGKNHQMNILNLLHPIDPNDSFKKIKTDIVLLMCKKQTNKKWDCLTKVEKQAKEKKENLSGDDAGDSSEPLMNMLKKMYAEGDDEMKRMLNKAWTESQEKKMKGGDMMDL from the exons ATGGAGCTTACCGAACAG ATAAAGCAGCTGGAGGCTGATCTAGTGGAGTTGGGATCCCTTCTGGGGAaggcagaaaggaaaagggCACAGGATCTGCTAAAGCAAGAAAAGCAAAAGGTGGAAAAAGAGCTTGCGCTTAAAAAGCAACAGAAGGAGCAGCAAGTAAAGAGAGACGCGGACCCCTCTGCACGTTCTAAAGCACCGTACACAGTCAAGATCACCAACTATG CATGGGACCAGTCAGATAAGTTTGTCAAGATATACCTTACACTGAAGGATGTCCATAAAAATCCATCAGAAAATGTTGAGGTCAACTTTAGAGAAGG GTCATTTTCTGTGTTGGTGAAagatttaaatgggaaaaatcACCAGATGAACATCCTCAACCTCTTACATCCTATTGACCCAAATGACAGttttaaaaag ataaaaaCTGATATAGTCCTACTCATGTGCAAGAAGCAAACAAATAAGAAGTGGGACTGCCTCACAAAGGTGGAAAAACaggccaaagaaaagaaaga AAACCTCAGTGGAGATGATGCTGGCGACTCCAGCGAGCCCCTGATGAACATGCTGAAAAAGATGTATGCGGAGGGGGACGACGAAATGAAGAGAATGCTCAACAAAGCCTGGACGGAGTCtcaagagaagaaaatgaaaggagGAGACATGATGGACTTATGA